The Candidatus Paceibacterota bacterium region AATGGCGCTACCTATGTCTATTCGCCGGTCCAGACGGTTTCCGCGGAACCTCTTTCCGTAGACATCTCCGTCAATCCGACATCTATCACGTTCACGTCGGCAGGACAGATTATTCCTGTTTCGATCACGTCGACCGCGACGTATACCGGCACGAACGGCGCTCTTTCGCACCACGGCCTCGAGATGCGCCTCAACGGCGGCGCATGGCAGAACGCGGGCGCATGGAACCCCGCGTTGCCGAACGTTCAGCGCTCGACCGACGCGTCGTTCACCGCGCTCGACCTGACCCAGGCGGGATCGTATGATTTCCGCGCATATGCTTCTGCCGACAACGGCGCTACCTATGTATACTCTCCGACCCAGACCGTGACGGCGACTTCGACTGTCAATAACGGCGGTAACAACGGCGGCGGCAATACGGGCGGCGGGGGAGGCTCGTCTGGCGGCGGCTCGGTAGGTACCGGCGGCGGTACCGGTCCTAATGGCGCGTGTATCGGCAACTGCCCTCCTACCTCTAATGTAAGGATGGTCTCTTCAGGCGGCGGCGTTATCCCGGGCGATATCTGGATCCTCATCGATTCGGTAAAGGCAGCTCCTGCGTCAGGTCCGACCGCTCCCGAGCTCGTCTGCCCGTCGGTCAATCTCATAACCAAGTTCCTCAAGGCGGGGACGCAGAACGATCCTAACGAGGTCCGAAAGCTCCAGTATTTCCTCAATACCTATGAAAATGCCGGCCTTAACGTAGACGGCGTATTCGACGCGGCGACGGAAGCCGCGGTAAAGGCGTTCCAGAACAAATATGCCGATGAGGTATTGGCTCCGTGGGGCGCTAATACGGCGGCTACGGGCATCGTATATATAACGACGGCGCGCAAGATCAATCTCGTATTCTGCGCCGATCATCCGAATTATGACGGCAGCGACGTAAAGGACATCATTGATAATAATGTCCTTAATAATCCGACGCCTGACAATTCAGGCGAATTCCAGGGCGTCATAGGCCAGGCTACGACCTCGCCTAACATAGCGGGCGTATTTGGCGCCTTTACAGGCCGTCTTATGGATATCCTGCGCAGCCTTCATCTCTATCCGCTGCTGGTACTCCTTCTCCTTCTTCTTGGAATGGCCTTTATTTTGCAAGGGACCTTTATAAAGGACATCAACTCCTTGAAAGCCTTGGCTGCCTTCATGCGCGGCATAGCCATCCTTGCCGTAGGCTCTGTCCTTAATGTCCTTAATACATTGTCCTTTATGCTCAATCCTGCATGGCTTGCGCAGAAGACGGGGCTTACGCTCGCATGGGTGCTGGCGCTCGACGTAGCGAATGCTCTCGCCGTAGTCGCGGTCTGTATCGCTATCCTCCTCGCTCTCTATAGCAGAATCGTGGAGCTCGAAAAGAACGCTTCGGATATTCCGATCAATAAATAGTCAGATATCGGCTCGCGGTCGCAAGGGTCGGACTTTGATATAATTCGCATATGAGCAAATACACATCGTGGATCATTATCGGCATAGCGGTAGTTCTCATCATTGGCGGCATAGTTTGGTACGGCGATCAGCCAGGTCAGTACGATCAGTTCGCGACCTGCATAAAAGACAGCGGCGCGACGTTCTTCGGCGCGTTCTGGTGCCCTCATTGCCAGGAGCAGAAGTCGCTTTTCGGCAAATCGTGGAAGAAGCTCCCGTACGTCGAATGCTCGACGCCTGACGGCCAGGGGCAGACCGAGATCTGCAAGACCAATAACATAGAGAGCTATCCGACCTGGCAGTGGAAGTCGGGTGACCGAAAGACGGGCGTGCTTACGTTCGATGAGCTCTCGCAATTCACCGGCTGTCCGGCCATAAAGGGATAAATAGCATGCTTGCAACCATCGTAAATCCGATCTGGGGAGCTCTATCCGTCGTCGCACTCATACTCTCTGCGCTCCTTCTCGCCGCACGCTTTTCTCCGGCGCTCCGACAAAGCTCGTTCGGCCGATTCTTCGCGGATAAAGGGCTCTTGGTCGCATTCGTCGTGTCGCTCCTCGCCACGGCAGGAAGCCTCATATATTCAGACGTGATCGGCTATGAGCCGTGCAAGCTCTGCTGGTTCCAGCGCATATTCATGTATCCGCAGGTCATCCTTATGGGCATAGCGCTCTGGAAAAAGCATGACTGGATGAAGACATACGGCCTCGCGCTCTCGTGCATAGGAGCGGCGATCGCCCTCTATCACATATCGGGGCAGTACGGCCTCGCGCCTCTGCCGTGCGCCGCCGTCGGGCAGTCGGTATCGTGCGCAAAGGAATTCGTCCGCACGTTCGGATTCATAACCATTCCGGCCATGTCCTTCTCAGCATTCTCCCTTATCGCGACGACGCTCTGGCTTTCCATACCATGGTCCACTCCATCGCGTACATAACGGCTCTGGTACTCCTCGCTCCGGCGATCCTAATGGCATTCGTGCCGATGCTTCCGGCGCTTACCTATATGTTTGTGGTGGCGCTCGCATTCGGCGTCATTGACCGATTCACGGCGCTTTCCGGCATGGATGTGCTGATACTCCTGTGCATCAGCCTGACATCGATCGTTATCGACCATACGTCAGGCCTTTTGGGCGCTAAATACGGCGGCGCGCATACGAAATCGCTCCTCTGGGGAATGCTTGGCGCGTTCGCAGGGCTCTTTATCTTTCCCGCATTCGGGAGCTTTATCGGACTCTTTTGCGGCGTATTGATCGCAGAGCTCTATTTCCGCCGAAAGCATGAAGATAGGGGAGGAAAGGCTCTCAAAGCCGCGGGAAGCGCCCTGTTGGGCACGGCGGTCGGCGTCGCCGTGAACGTGGCGCTTTCGATCGTCTTCCTTATCCTTTTTACCGTTTTCGCCCTCAATTAAATGTCTAACGGAACGAAAATAGCCATAGCGGCGCTCATAATCCTTCTCGGAATCTATGCATTCTTTGCACTCGATATTCCTTACAGGTCTTCTGACGAAGCGTCTTCGACTCCGATTACAGGCGGGACGAATTCGGCTGCCCAAAGCGACCTGCCATTCCTGACGTCGCCGGCTTCGGGCGCGGCTATATCGTCTCCGGTCCATATGACGGGCGAAGCCCGCGGCAATTGGTACTTCGAAGCATCGTTCCCGATCGAAATCGTTTCGGCGAACGGCACGGTCCTCGGCACCGGGCATTCCAATGCGACGAGCGACTGGATGACGGCCAATTTCGTTCCGTTCACCGCCGATATCTCGTTCAACGCAGGCTCGTCATCGGCCGGATTCATCAGGATCAAGAACGACAATCCGTCGGGCGATCCCGCTCGCGACAAGCATTTCGATATCCCCGTTATGTTCGCCACATCGTCGAAGGTCAGATAATATAAAGATATGTCATCGCTTATCCACGCCGATATCTTCTTTTTCATCTCGACGATCGCGCTCGTGCTCATATCTATCGGCATATGCATCACGCTCGTCTATGTCATCGCTATCCTCAAAAACGTCCGGGAAATGACCGATAAGGGCAAGGAAGAATGGGACGAGATCGTTTCGGACTCAAAAAAGCTCCGCTTGGCGCTCCGCGACGAAGGCATGAAATGGAAACATGTCGTAGACCTCGTGCGTACCTTCTTTGTGAGGGACTCCGAAAAGCGATCCGTCAAAGCGGTCAAACACAAGGCGGTCAATAAATAACTATATATATGGCAGATCATAAAAATGGCGCCACAGGCGCTATCATCGCGGGCATTGCGGGACTGACGGCTGCGGCGGTCGGGGCATATTATCTGTACGGCCACGAAGACGCCGCTAAAAACCGGGCCAAGGTCAAAAGCTGGATGCTCAAAGCCAAAGGCGAAGTCCTCGACGAGCTCGAGAGCGTTCGAGATGTCACTGAATCGGCATATATGAGCGCCGTTGACGTCGTGGCGCAGAAATATCGCGAGCTCAAGAATATAGATCAGGACGAATTGGCCGCTTTCATAACCGAGATGAAGGGCCATTGGCAGGGTATTCGAAAGACCTTTGAATCGCACGCTTCGCCTTTGTCCGCAAAGAAAAGCGCCAAGGCCGTTGCAAAGCCGTCCGGCAGGAAAGCTCCCCGAACTCCGAGGAAGAAATAGCGGCGTGCTATCATATTCTCATGAAGACATCGTGGGGAGGCGTCGCTGATTGGTATGACAAGGTAGTGAACGACGAGGACTCATACCAGTCCCAGGTCGTCTTGCCATACATTTTGCGCCTCATAACCCCAAAGAGGGGCGACAATATATTGGATCTTGCCTGCGGGCAGGGATTTTTTTCGCATGCGCTTGCCGCTGAAGGCGCTCGGGTGACGGGCGTAGATATCGCCCCGGAGCTCATCGATATCGCGCGAACCCACGCGATGCATAATCAGGAGTTTTTCGTGTCTTCCGCGGACGATCTGCGCGCGTTCAGAGATAAAAGCTTCGATGCCGCGCTGTGCATCCTGGCCATTCAGAACATAGAGAGCATGGGCAAGGCGTTCAAAGAGGTCGCGCGCGTTTTGAAGACGGGAGGGAAGTTCGTCCTGGTCTTGAATCACCCGGCATTTCGCATACCGAATAAGAGCTCATGGGGTTTCGATGAAAAGACGAATAGCCAGTACCGCCGCGTCGATGAATACGTATCCGAAAGCCGTTCCGCCATAGACATGCATCCAGGGCAGGACGCAGAGGGTAAAAAAGAGCTTACCTATTCATTCCACAGGCCGATCCAGGGATATTCGAAGGCGCTCGCCAATGCGGGCTTTGTCATAGCGAGGATAGAAGAGTGGATGTCGCATAAAGAGAGCGAAAAAGGGCCGCGAAAACAGGCAGAAGATAAGGCGCGCAAGGAGTTTCCAATGTTCATGTGCATTGAATGTGTGAAAAGTTATTAAAAAATCTTCATTTTTTCTTCAGGTCGGCTTGCTATACTGAAGCCATATAAAAAAGCCATGAATACATATTCGATCCCTAATCTCGACAGGATGATGACCCTCGATACGGCGCCGGGCGAGCGCCAGTATGTGTACAAGCTCCGCGACCTTCCGGAAGCCGACAAACCGCGCGAGAAACTGCTCGCGCATGGCCCTAACAGCCTTTCGATCGTCGAATTGGTGGCGATCATCCTGAATACCGGCACGGTCAAAGAAGACGTGCTTTCCATGGCGTCTCGCATCATCCGTGAATATGGCGAAAAAAGCTTTGCGTCCCTCGACGATGCCAAAAGACTCTCCGTTGATCTCGATATTCCTTTGGTAAAGGCTTGCCAGGTCGTCGCATCGTCTGAATTGGGCCGTCGATTCTATAAAAAGCCGGGTGGCAGGAATATTGCCATCAGGAATGCCAAAGACGTTTCGAATTATGTCCGCGATATGCATGAATTGCCGAAGGAGTATCTCCGCGGCATATACCTCAATAACCATCACCGCATCGTGCATGACGAAGTCCTTTCGATGGGCACTCTCGATGCGAACATCATTCATCCGCGCGAGGTTTTCAAGCCCGCATTCGAATACGGCGCTTCTGCGGTCATTCTCGTTCACAACCATCCATCGGGCGTCACGACGCCTTCCGGCTCCGATATAGAGATAACTCGTCAGCTCGTCGAAGCCGGAAAGATCATGGGCATAGCGCTCGTCGACCATGTGATCGTAAGCAAGGGCAAATACACGAGCGTGCCTGCTATCTATCAGGAATAAAATCGGCGGCTCGATGTACTATTCATCTCTCAAACCCGTATACCTGACCCTTCGAGACCTGCCTGAAGGGGTCGAACAGCCTATACAGACGAGCTATCTCAATATGCTCATGGGCATGTTCCTCCGTATCCTCGTCAAAATCTATTCTCCCGATGACCTCGTCGAAGAAGACAGGGCGAAGCTCCGCAAATACCTCGAACGCATATTCGAAGCGAAGGATGCCCTTATGGGCAAAGACACAGGCAACGGCCGCGACTACTAGCGCTGTCGCGATAATTAGACGATCCTCGTATCTTTTAGGGCATACGTATAGCGCAGGCCATAGAGCATAAAGAGGCCAAGGAATACGAATAAGCCTTTTATATCGAAACCAAAGAAAAGGATCGTCGCAATAACGGGGCTCACGATATAGGCGAGAGGGCGCACCATACGCGCAAAGCTGATGATATTCGTATTCGAGGCATTTACGTGCTTGAAGAAATAGATATCTATCATCACTTCGGCCGATGCGGCGCCGACGCGGGTCAGGAATAATATTGCCGCCCAGATCACCGCATTATGGTCGGTCACGAATCCGATCGCCCCCGTCGCGAGGCCCATCAGAATGAAGCTCGCCGTTAGCACCTTCTTCTCGCCATGCCTGTCGGCGAATCGTCCCAAAGGACCGCCTACCAGTACGAACGGGATCAGCATAAACGTGAATATGAGGCCGATCTGCGACCAGTCGAAGCCGACCGTCTCGTGAAGGTATATCGGCGTGTAAATGATCATCCAGGCATAGAAGAATTGGAGCAGGAAGCTCAAAAAGAGGATGCTTTTGACGTCGCGGTCTGCCCATACCTGAATGAAGCCCTTCCAGAACGGCAGGCGGCTGTATGCGGGGTCTTTGACGTCGCGCAGGCCGAAGAATACGAGGAATATCGCCGGTATCAGGGTTATGCCCGCAACGGCGTACATATTGCCGTATATGTTGTCTTTGAGTATCGCTGATGTGATAAGGGGCGCTATGAGCCACGCCGCGTTCGTTATGGCGAAGAACGCGCCGCGTATCTTGCCGGTCCTCGCATCGCTCGAGAATCCTTCCAAGAAGACGTCGATGGTGAAGTTCGTGAGCGCGACGGCGACGAAGTTCAATATGAACGACGAGACGATGACGATGACCGACTGGCCCGTCGCAAGGCCCGCAAGCGACAGCATAGAGAGAAAAAGCAGACCGAGGGTCGTCTTGAAATTGCCGAAGCGGCGCAGGGCGTCGGACATCTCGACGAATGCCATGATGGCGATGATAGAGCTCGCGGTGTATATGATGCCGACGAGCCCGTCGCCCGTGAATTTGGCGAGGAACGACGAATTCACGTACGTCGGAATGGCATAGCTCAAGTTGAATACGAATCCGATGACGTACATCACGAACCGCTTTCCGACGAGCCTTTTCTCTTCTGGCATGAAGCCAATTATATCGTGAGAAGGACCGGAATGACCACCGGGCGCTTCGCGGTCTCCTGGAAGAGGTGCCTCGAGACCGTATCGGTGACGTTAGCCTTGATCATTTCGACGTTGAGGGGATTCATGCCGCGGGCGGTATCTTCGATGGTGTTCTTGATGATGTCGCGGGTGTCGCGGAGGAGGTCCTGGGATTCGCGAAGGTATACGAAGCCGCGGGAGATGATATCCGGAGACTTGCGAAGGCGACCCGTCTGGGCGTCTATGACGGCGAAGACGATGAACATGCCGTCCTGAGCGAGCGACTGGCGGTCGCGGAGGACCACTTCCTGCGCGTCGCCCACGGCGAAGCCGTCGACAAGCACCAAGTTCGCAGGAGCCTTCTCCTTGAGGACGCGGATCTTCCTGCCTTCCTCGTAGATCTCGATGACCGAGCCGTTGTCGGGCACGACGACGTTCTCGCGCGGAGTGCCGAGGGACATGGAGAGCTCTGCGTGCTGGCGGAGGAAATAGTGGTAGCCGTGAAGGGGCACGAAGAAGCGGTACTTGATCTGCTCGTGTATCCATTTCAATTCGTCGCGGTTGCCGTGGCCCGATGCGTGGATATCCGAGTCGAGATAGGTGATGACGCGCGCCTCGGTGCGGTAGAGATTGTCCTTCAATTTGATGACGGCGTTGTAGTTCGTCGGGATGATAGACGAAGAGAGGAGGATGGTATCGGTCTTGCGGAGCTGGACGTGCTTGTGCTGCTTCGTCGCCATGCGCATGAGGGCGGCGAATTCCTCGCCCTGGGCGCCGGTCACGAGCATTACGATCCTGTCAGGCGGGTATTTCTCGATGTCTTCGACGGGAATGATGTTCTTGATCTCCGCGAGCTTGAGGTGTTTGATGATGTCGACGTTGGTCTTCATCGAGCGTCCCTCGACGACGACTTTCTTGTTGTATTTCTCCGCGGCCTTGATGATGGCGATGATGCGCTCTACCTGGGACGCGAAGGTGCCGATGATGAGACGACCTGACGTAGTCTGGATGAACTTGTCTATATTCTCGATGACGACGGATTCAGAGAGCGAGAAGCCGGGCTTTTCGATCGACGTCGAGTCCATGGTCAACAGGAGGACGTTGCGGTCCTTGAACTGGCGGTACTGCTCGATCTCTTCTTCGGTGGGGACGCCCTTGATGTTGTCCACGCGCACGTCTTCGATGAAGACGATGTCGCCGTACGGCGTATCTATGATGAGCCCCATCGAGTCAGGGATAGTGTGGGAGATAGGGAAGGTCTTCACCTTGATCTTGCCGCAGGTGATGGTCTCGTTGCCGCTGATGACTTTGATGTCGAGCGGTTCGAGGTGAGGAAACTCCTCCTGGCGCTTCTGGATCATG contains the following coding sequences:
- a CDS encoding thioredoxin family protein — translated: MSKYTSWIIIGIAVVLIIGGIVWYGDQPGQYDQFATCIKDSGATFFGAFWCPHCQEQKSLFGKSWKKLPYVECSTPDGQGQTEICKTNNIESYPTWQWKSGDRKTGVLTFDELSQFTGCPAIKG
- a CDS encoding disulfide bond formation protein B; the encoded protein is MLATIVNPIWGALSVVALILSALLLAARFSPALRQSSFGRFFADKGLLVAFVVSLLATAGSLIYSDVIGYEPCKLCWFQRIFMYPQVILMGIALWKKHDWMKTYGLALSCIGAAIALYHISGQYGLAPLPCAAVGQSVSCAKEFVRTFGFITIPAMSFSAFSLIATTLWLSIPWSTPSRT
- a CDS encoding DUF456 domain-containing protein, producing MVHSIAYITALVLLAPAILMAFVPMLPALTYMFVVALAFGVIDRFTALSGMDVLILLCISLTSIVIDHTSGLLGAKYGGAHTKSLLWGMLGAFAGLFIFPAFGSFIGLFCGVLIAELYFRRKHEDRGGKALKAAGSALLGTAVGVAVNVALSIVFLILFTVFALN
- a CDS encoding Gmad2 immunoglobulin-like domain-containing protein, yielding MSNGTKIAIAALIILLGIYAFFALDIPYRSSDEASSTPITGGTNSAAQSDLPFLTSPASGAAISSPVHMTGEARGNWYFEASFPIEIVSANGTVLGTGHSNATSDWMTANFVPFTADISFNAGSSSAGFIRIKNDNPSGDPARDKHFDIPVMFATSSKVR
- a CDS encoding class I SAM-dependent methyltransferase; the protein is MKTSWGGVADWYDKVVNDEDSYQSQVVLPYILRLITPKRGDNILDLACGQGFFSHALAAEGARVTGVDIAPELIDIARTHAMHNQEFFVSSADDLRAFRDKSFDAALCILAIQNIESMGKAFKEVARVLKTGGKFVLVLNHPAFRIPNKSSWGFDEKTNSQYRRVDEYVSESRSAIDMHPGQDAEGKKELTYSFHRPIQGYSKALANAGFVIARIEEWMSHKESEKGPRKQAEDKARKEFPMFMCIECVKSY
- the radC gene encoding DNA repair protein RadC, with the protein product MNTYSIPNLDRMMTLDTAPGERQYVYKLRDLPEADKPREKLLAHGPNSLSIVELVAIILNTGTVKEDVLSMASRIIREYGEKSFASLDDAKRLSVDLDIPLVKACQVVASSELGRRFYKKPGGRNIAIRNAKDVSNYVRDMHELPKEYLRGIYLNNHHRIVHDEVLSMGTLDANIIHPREVFKPAFEYGASAVILVHNHPSGVTTPSGSDIEITRQLVEAGKIMGIALVDHVIVSKGKYTSVPAIYQE
- a CDS encoding MFS transporter yields the protein MPEEKRLVGKRFVMYVIGFVFNLSYAIPTYVNSSFLAKFTGDGLVGIIYTASSIIAIMAFVEMSDALRRFGNFKTTLGLLFLSMLSLAGLATGQSVIVIVSSFILNFVAVALTNFTIDVFLEGFSSDARTGKIRGAFFAITNAAWLIAPLITSAILKDNIYGNMYAVAGITLIPAIFLVFFGLRDVKDPAYSRLPFWKGFIQVWADRDVKSILFLSFLLQFFYAWMIIYTPIYLHETVGFDWSQIGLIFTFMLIPFVLVGGPLGRFADRHGEKKVLTASFILMGLATGAIGFVTDHNAVIWAAILFLTRVGAASAEVMIDIYFFKHVNASNTNIISFARMVRPLAYIVSPVIATILFFGFDIKGLFVFLGLFMLYGLRYTYALKDTRIV
- a CDS encoding ribonuclease J; protein product: MEDQNKPQTAERTTGAPHHAGEGRGPRRGNRGGRSFRGPRGGMGGGLGGRMKRMMRSKGPRRFGGSRGGMSGSSRAHGGAGTPAIEIGEERSENRAPLAPIPPIAPGNIRIIPLGGVEEIGKNMTAIEIGEDIIVIDAGFQFKEEATPGIDYILPNTKYLEERKDRIRALFITHGHLDHIGGIPYVVDRIGYPPLYTRQFGAIMIQKRQEEFPHLEPLDIKVISGNETITCGKIKVKTFPISHTIPDSMGLIIDTPYGDIVFIEDVRVDNIKGVPTEEEIEQYRQFKDRNVLLLTMDSTSIEKPGFSLSESVVIENIDKFIQTTSGRLIIGTFASQVERIIAIIKAAEKYNKKVVVEGRSMKTNVDIIKHLKLAEIKNIIPVEDIEKYPPDRIVMLVTGAQGEEFAALMRMATKQHKHVQLRKTDTILLSSSIIPTNYNAVIKLKDNLYRTEARVITYLDSDIHASGHGNRDELKWIHEQIKYRFFVPLHGYHYFLRQHAELSMSLGTPRENVVVPDNGSVIEIYEEGRKIRVLKEKAPANLVLVDGFAVGDAQEVVLRDRQSLAQDGMFIVFAVIDAQTGRLRKSPDIISRGFVYLRESQDLLRDTRDIIKNTIEDTARGMNPLNVEMIKANVTDTVSRHLFQETAKRPVVIPVLLTI